A genomic window from Flavobacterium azooxidireducens includes:
- a CDS encoding primase-helicase family protein, translating into MKELNKYMRVGTEFYKKTETPDGKTILQKWNRQTLIDDFGKDSIAKVSKYESFCIVPSHNQFEQVVNNCYNQYQPLSYELKEGNNYHNIIHFLNHIFGEQFELGLDYLTLLWQKPTQILPILCLVSTERNTGKTTFINLLKLVFESNMTINTNDDFRSRFNADWSGKLIIGVDEVLLDKKEDSERIKNLSTAQSNKIEPKGRDKFEQSFFGKFILCSNNEDSFIKIDNEEIRYWIRKINPLENNDDINLLQKMNAEIPHFANFLNTRNISTIPTSRMWFSPDQLYTAALGKLINGNRTYIEKELEELLIDEFANSGQDELCYTAKNLVDLLKKNNVFTQNNYIVKLLKEKYKLKPINSSYKYFRSEILNPNEKIGLNFTQEKGRYYTFKKENFQSTVELLNSIETTNEK; encoded by the coding sequence ATGAAAGAGCTAAATAAATACATGCGAGTAGGTACCGAGTTCTACAAAAAAACAGAAACTCCTGACGGTAAAACGATTTTGCAAAAATGGAATCGGCAAACTCTTATTGACGATTTTGGCAAAGATTCCATTGCAAAAGTGAGTAAATATGAATCGTTTTGTATTGTTCCGTCGCACAATCAATTTGAACAGGTTGTCAATAATTGTTATAATCAATATCAACCCTTGAGTTATGAATTAAAAGAAGGTAATAATTACCATAACATTATTCATTTTCTCAATCACATTTTTGGGGAACAATTTGAATTAGGTTTAGATTACCTGACCTTACTTTGGCAGAAACCAACTCAAATCTTACCCATTCTCTGTTTGGTTAGTACGGAACGAAACACCGGAAAAACAACCTTTATTAATCTATTGAAATTGGTTTTTGAGTCTAATATGACGATCAACACAAATGACGATTTTAGAAGCAGATTTAACGCTGATTGGTCAGGTAAGCTAATTATTGGAGTTGACGAAGTGCTACTAGACAAAAAAGAGGATAGTGAACGAATCAAAAATTTATCGACTGCTCAATCCAATAAAATTGAACCAAAAGGTAGAGATAAATTTGAGCAAAGTTTTTTTGGTAAATTCATCTTATGTTCCAATAATGAGGATAGCTTTATAAAAATTGATAACGAGGAGATTAGGTATTGGATTAGAAAAATTAATCCACTAGAAAACAACGACGATATTAACTTATTGCAAAAAATGAATGCTGAAATCCCTCATTTTGCAAATTTTCTTAATACTAGAAATATTAGTACAATTCCAACTTCTCGAATGTGGTTTAGTCCTGACCAACTTTACACAGCAGCTCTCGGAAAATTAATCAACGGAAATCGTACTTACATAGAAAAAGAACTGGAGGAACTATTGATCGACGAATTTGCAAATTCGGGTCAAGACGAGTTATGCTATACCGCAAAAAATCTTGTAGATCTGCTTAAAAAAAACAATGTTTTTACGCAAAACAACTACATCGTCAAACTACTGAAAGAAAAATACAAATTAAAACCGATTAATAGCAGTTATAAATACTTTCGATCTGAAATTTTAAATCCGAATGAAAAAATTGGTCTTAATTTTACTCAGGAAAAAGGTCGATATTATACCTTTAAAAAAGAAAACTTCCAATCCACTGTTGAACTGTTGAATTCAATTGAAACTACCAATGAAAAATAG
- a CDS encoding helix-turn-helix domain-containing protein has product MANYLEVKIEIPEDFKNGIISGVVDELTNRGFFQQTSAKPEPKEMLTRFETAERLSCSLVKLWDITRKGDLKKYKIGGKVLYKYDEVTEFINSNF; this is encoded by the coding sequence ATGGCAAATTATCTTGAAGTTAAAATCGAAATCCCGGAAGATTTCAAAAATGGAATAATTTCCGGTGTTGTTGATGAACTCACAAATCGTGGTTTTTTTCAACAAACTTCTGCAAAACCAGAACCGAAAGAAATGCTAACTCGTTTTGAAACTGCGGAGCGACTTAGCTGTTCTTTAGTGAAACTTTGGGACATCACTCGAAAAGGCGACTTAAAAAAGTACAAAATAGGAGGAAAAGTACTTTATAAGTATGATGAGGTAACAGAATTCATAAACTCTAACTTTTAG
- a CDS encoding dipeptidase: MNNIKNYVQQNKERFIDELIELLKIPSVSADSAYSQDVINTAEAVKTSLEKAGCDFVELCETPGYPIVYGEKIIDKNLPTVLVYGHYDVQPPDPLDLWTSPPFEPVIKTTEIHPEGAIFARGSCDDKGQMYMHVKAFEYMIANNCLPCNVKFMIEGEEEVGSKSLSWFVERNQEKLANDVILISDTGMISNQQPSITTGLRGLSYVEVEVTGPNRDLHSGLYGGAVANPINVLTKMIASLHDENNHITIPGFYDKVEELSLEERAEMAKAPFSLDDYKKSIDINDIHGEAGYTTNERNSIRPTLDVNGIWGGYTGEGAKTVIASKAFAKISMRLVPNQDWQEITELFKNHFESIAPKSVKVKVTPHHGGQGYVTPIDSIGYQAANKAYTETFGVPAIPVRSGGSIPIVALFEKELKSKTILMGFGLDSDAIHSPNEHFGIFNYLKGIETIPLFYKYFVELSK, translated from the coding sequence ATGAACAACATAAAAAACTACGTTCAACAAAACAAAGAACGATTCATTGACGAACTCATCGAATTACTCAAAATACCTTCTGTAAGTGCCGATTCCGCTTATTCACAAGATGTTATCAATACAGCCGAAGCCGTAAAAACCAGCCTCGAGAAAGCCGGTTGCGATTTCGTAGAACTGTGTGAAACACCCGGATACCCAATCGTTTACGGAGAAAAAATCATCGACAAGAATTTACCAACGGTTTTAGTGTACGGTCATTACGACGTTCAACCACCAGATCCATTAGATTTATGGACTTCACCACCATTTGAACCGGTTATCAAAACCACCGAGATTCATCCGGAAGGTGCCATTTTCGCCCGTGGTTCTTGCGATGACAAAGGTCAAATGTATATGCACGTGAAAGCGTTTGAATATATGATTGCCAACAATTGCTTGCCTTGTAACGTCAAATTTATGATCGAAGGCGAGGAGGAAGTCGGTTCAAAAAGCCTTAGCTGGTTCGTAGAACGCAACCAAGAAAAATTAGCCAACGACGTAATTTTGATTTCCGATACCGGAATGATTTCCAATCAACAACCGTCGATTACCACCGGATTACGCGGATTGAGTTATGTAGAAGTCGAAGTGACCGGACCCAACCGCGACTTGCATTCCGGACTTTACGGCGGTGCGGTTGCCAACCCAATTAATGTTTTGACCAAGATGATTGCTTCACTTCACGATGAAAATAATCACATCACCATTCCCGGTTTTTACGATAAAGTAGAAGAATTATCCTTGGAGGAAAGAGCCGAAATGGCCAAAGCACCGTTCTCGCTCGACGACTATAAAAAATCAATAGATATTAATGATATTCATGGCGAAGCTGGATATACCACAAACGAACGCAACTCCATCCGACCAACCTTAGACGTCAACGGAATCTGGGGCGGCTACACCGGCGAAGGGGCAAAAACAGTTATTGCCAGCAAAGCTTTTGCCAAAATTTCTATGCGATTAGTACCAAACCAAGATTGGCAAGAAATCACCGAATTGTTCAAAAATCACTTCGAAAGTATCGCTCCAAAATCGGTAAAAGTAAAAGTGACGCCACATCACGGCGGTCAAGGTTACGTAACGCCAATCGACAGCATCGGCTATCAAGCGGCCAACAAAGCCTACACCGAAACCTTCGGAGTGCCTGCAATTCCGGTGCGTTCTGGCGGAAGTATTCCAATTGTCGCTCTGTTCGAAAAAGAATTGAAATCCAAAACCATCCTCATGGGATTCGGTCTCGACAGCGATGCGATTCACTCTCCCAACGAACATTTCGGAATCTTCAATTACTTAAAAGGAATCGAAACCATTCCGTTGTTTTACAAATATTTCGTGGAGTTATCGAAATAA
- a CDS encoding BlaI/MecI/CopY family transcriptional regulator, whose protein sequence is MNLSNTEEQLMEHLWKLEKAFMKELLEVYPEPKPATTTIATLLKRMIDKKFVAYEEFGNSRQYYPLVKKSDYFSKHVNGLIKNFFNDSASQFASFFTKETNLTEKELQELKKIIDVELQKKKK, encoded by the coding sequence ATGAATTTGTCCAATACAGAAGAACAATTAATGGAACATTTGTGGAAACTGGAAAAAGCATTTATGAAAGAATTGCTAGAAGTTTATCCTGAACCAAAACCTGCCACCACTACAATTGCTACTTTATTAAAAAGAATGATAGACAAAAAGTTTGTTGCCTATGAAGAATTTGGTAATTCACGACAATATTATCCATTAGTAAAAAAATCAGATTATTTTTCAAAACACGTAAACGGATTAATCAAAAATTTCTTCAACGATTCGGCTTCTCAGTTTGCCTCTTTTTTTACAAAAGAAACCAATCTAACTGAAAAAGAATTACAAGAACTCAAAAAAATCATCGACGTAGAACTTCAAAAAAAGAAAAAATGA
- a CDS encoding M56 family metallopeptidase encodes MIDFIIKSSFSLSVFFIFYKLFLENEKIHLFNRFYLLITLVFSLVIPFITIQTANEIPLQNFQTFIAEPIVIKQKESSFFLFNWTVLFFVCYGLVTLTLLIRFAKNVLNLLKKAKANPFIYFKNTKVILVEEETIPHTFLNFIFVNKQDFQNNQIQEELFSHELVHIHQKHSVDILFIEILKTILWFNPLFYAYKKAIQLNHEFLADENIVKKYNNVPFYQALLLNTNGNKPIYLASNLNYLVTKKRLIMMTKSTSKRMNFIKKTASLAIMASLFLFLSLKVNAQEKVKSNSTKSIKSTAQSSSYYDNTIVVFKDKKGNQREVKYADLDEEQKKRIPPPPPEARRMKVSEIQFDKFKNKTNYAVWIDGVVIENEKLNSLSSNDFVFLTESFVHKNARSNRFPQEKQVHLYTEKGFVKGFLNKKDYAPNQTIYLQESSK; translated from the coding sequence ATGATCGATTTTATCATCAAATCATCTTTCAGTTTAAGTGTGTTTTTCATTTTCTATAAATTATTTTTAGAAAACGAAAAGATACATTTATTCAATCGGTTTTATCTTCTGATAACATTGGTATTTTCGCTTGTAATTCCATTTATTACTATTCAAACAGCAAACGAAATTCCACTACAAAATTTTCAAACATTCATTGCCGAACCAATCGTAATTAAACAAAAGGAAAGTTCCTTTTTTCTATTCAATTGGACAGTTTTGTTTTTTGTTTGTTATGGTTTAGTTACACTAACATTATTGATTCGGTTTGCAAAAAACGTACTGAATTTATTAAAAAAAGCAAAAGCAAATCCGTTCATTTATTTCAAAAACACAAAAGTTATTTTGGTGGAAGAAGAAACTATTCCGCACACTTTTCTCAATTTTATTTTTGTCAACAAACAAGATTTTCAAAACAATCAGATTCAAGAAGAACTGTTTTCGCACGAACTCGTTCACATTCATCAAAAACATAGTGTAGACATACTTTTCATCGAAATATTAAAAACAATTCTTTGGTTTAATCCACTTTTTTATGCTTACAAAAAAGCAATTCAATTAAACCATGAATTTTTAGCCGATGAAAATATTGTAAAAAAATATAACAATGTTCCGTTTTACCAAGCTCTTTTGCTCAACACAAATGGAAACAAACCGATTTACTTGGCCAGTAATTTAAACTATTTAGTAACCAAAAAACGATTAATTATGATGACAAAAAGCACATCAAAAAGAATGAATTTTATCAAAAAAACAGCTTCTTTAGCTATAATGGCGAGCTTGTTTTTATTCTTAAGTTTAAAAGTAAACGCACAAGAAAAAGTAAAGTCAAATTCTACAAAATCAATTAAAAGCACTGCTCAATCAAGTAGTTATTACGACAACACCATCGTAGTTTTTAAAGATAAAAAAGGAAACCAACGGGAAGTGAAGTATGCTGATTTGGATGAAGAACAGAAAAAGAGAATTCCACCACCACCTCCAGAAGCACGAAGAATGAAAGTTTCTGAAATTCAGTTCGATAAATTTAAAAACAAGACAAATTATGCGGTTTGGATTGATGGAGTTGTCATCGAAAATGAAAAACTAAATTCACTTAGTTCAAATGATTTTGTTTTTTTAACCGAAAGTTTTGTTCATAAAAATGCACGAAGCAACCGATTTCCGCAAGAAAAGCAAGTGCATTTATACACAGAAAAAGGTTTTGTGAAAGGATTTTTGAATAAAAAGGATTATGCTCCTAATCAAACAATTTATTTGCAAGAGTCGAGTAAGTAA
- a CDS encoding DUF4407 domain-containing protein translates to MLKKFFLLCSGSDKQIIESCSDGEQNKYAGIGATVFFTAVMAFIAGSYALYTVFDNVYTAVFFGFVWGLLIFNLDRFIVSTIKKRDSFLDEFIQASPRIVLAVIIAIVISKPLEIKIFEKEINTVLLKEKNEMAMNNKKQVANYFQSDVDQNKAQIDSLKSDILKKEKEVNDLYSVFITEAEGTAGTKKLGKGPVYKEKREKHDAALQELAALKATNQTKITELEAKGKTLQTDLDKKVAETQPIIDGFDGLMARINALGDLPWLPSFFIMLLFLAIETSPIIAKLLSPKGEYDFKQEEGELAVKNVLSQNKYQSDLQKQTDASIYDKVYADIREDKGLYDYKKKRAIELLELQADGFVEKQKKSL, encoded by the coding sequence ATGCTCAAAAAATTCTTCCTGCTTTGTTCGGGTTCCGACAAGCAAATCATCGAAAGTTGTTCCGATGGCGAACAAAACAAATATGCCGGAATTGGTGCCACGGTTTTCTTTACGGCGGTCATGGCTTTTATTGCCGGCAGTTATGCACTTTACACCGTTTTTGATAACGTTTACACCGCTGTATTTTTTGGTTTTGTTTGGGGTTTACTCATTTTTAACCTCGACCGATTCATTGTTTCTACCATCAAAAAAAGAGACAGTTTTCTGGACGAATTTATACAGGCTTCACCCCGAATTGTGTTGGCGGTTATCATCGCCATTGTCATTTCAAAACCATTGGAAATCAAAATTTTTGAAAAAGAAATTAATACCGTTTTGTTGAAAGAAAAAAACGAAATGGCAATGAATAATAAAAAGCAAGTCGCCAATTATTTTCAGTCCGACGTTGATCAAAACAAAGCTCAAATAGACAGTTTAAAATCGGACATTCTTAAAAAAGAAAAAGAAGTTAACGATTTATATTCCGTTTTCATCACCGAAGCAGAAGGAACCGCCGGCACAAAAAAACTCGGTAAAGGTCCGGTTTACAAAGAAAAACGTGAAAAACACGATGCTGCTTTACAGGAATTAGCCGCTTTAAAAGCTACTAATCAAACAAAAATTACTGAATTGGAAGCAAAAGGTAAAACGCTTCAAACCGATTTAGATAAAAAAGTAGCCGAAACGCAACCTATCATTGATGGTTTTGATGGCTTAATGGCTCGCATCAATGCGTTGGGAGACTTACCGTGGTTGCCGTCATTTTTTATTATGCTACTTTTCTTAGCCATTGAAACATCTCCGATTATTGCCAAATTGTTATCACCAAAAGGCGAATATGATTTTAAACAAGAAGAAGGCGAATTGGCGGTGAAAAACGTTTTATCGCAAAACAAATACCAAAGTGATTTGCAAAAACAAACCGATGCTTCCATCTACGATAAAGTCTATGCTGATATTCGAGAAGACAAAGGTTTATACGATTACAAGAAAAAACGAGCTATCGAATTGTTAGAATTGCAGGCGGATGGTTTTGTGGAAAAGCAGAAGAAATCACTATAG
- a CDS encoding PH domain-containing protein, with protein sequence MIENLKKILNEDQDPKAIEKITAKLHNLLMTNEEIGYIAVQKKPAVTILPDSIVVTNKRILLCKPKNLGLSMEFIDYDWDDISASFVKEGILGAEFTFTTKSDLTHTVDYLPKTQARKLYTFAKEQLDLLKNNSIHSFIPKDEILNEEILNEEIPLQPTIEIEEIETEEVTNFAEIVPVSNYTTYEQPKTEAPSSSSTPERKLSELSQDELFEKLQNYKKLLDNGLILQGEYDNFKKEILSYM encoded by the coding sequence ATGATAGAAAATTTAAAGAAAATATTAAACGAAGATCAAGACCCAAAAGCTATCGAAAAAATTACGGCTAAGCTGCATAATCTCTTGATGACGAACGAAGAAATTGGTTACATCGCCGTTCAAAAAAAACCAGCTGTTACGATTCTTCCTGACAGTATTGTGGTTACCAACAAAAGAATTTTACTATGCAAACCAAAAAATTTGGGTTTATCAATGGAATTTATTGATTATGATTGGGATGATATTTCGGCTAGTTTTGTGAAAGAAGGAATTTTGGGTGCTGAGTTCACTTTTACAACCAAATCAGATTTAACGCATACCGTTGATTATTTGCCTAAAACACAAGCCCGAAAACTATATACTTTTGCAAAAGAACAATTGGATTTATTGAAAAATAATTCAATACATTCTTTTATTCCGAAAGATGAAATTTTGAATGAAGAAATTTTAAATGAAGAAATTCCGCTTCAACCCACCATTGAAATTGAAGAAATTGAAACGGAAGAAGTAACTAACTTTGCAGAGATTGTTCCGGTTTCCAATTACACCACTTATGAACAACCTAAAACAGAAGCTCCTTCTTCAAGTTCAACTCCAGAGAGAAAATTGAGTGAACTGTCTCAAGATGAATTATTTGAAAAATTACAGAACTACAAAAAACTGCTCGATAACGGATTAATTTTACAAGGCGAATACGATAATTTTAAAAAAGAAATTTTGAGCTATATGTAA
- a CDS encoding MmcQ/YjbR family DNA-binding protein, protein MNIEQLYDFCLTKKGVTEHFPFDEDTLVFKVGGKMFCLTSLKDWESGTPSLNLKCDPERALELRAEYDAINPGYHMSKIHWNTVAFHSDVDDKMMRELINHSYELVFKSLTKKIQNEILELEN, encoded by the coding sequence ATGAACATCGAACAACTTTACGATTTCTGCCTCACCAAAAAAGGCGTAACCGAACACTTCCCTTTTGATGAAGATACTTTAGTTTTTAAAGTCGGCGGAAAAATGTTCTGTCTCACTTCTTTAAAAGATTGGGAAAGTGGAACTCCTTCGTTAAACCTAAAATGCGACCCTGAAAGAGCTTTAGAACTTCGTGCGGAATATGATGCGATTAATCCGGGTTATCATATGAGCAAAATTCATTGGAATACAGTTGCATTTCACAGCGATGTTGATGACAAAATGATGCGGGAATTGATTAACCATTCGTATGAATTGGTTTTCAAAAGTTTGACGAAGAAAATTCAAAATGAAATTCTTGAATTAGAAAATTAG
- a CDS encoding Txe/YoeB family addiction module toxin translates to MSYAIELTNQALEDIEKHKKSGDKKILLKIDKLLNELRKHPTTGTGKPEKLKHYNIATWSRRITDKHRLIYRIEDEKITVLVLSFWGHYEDK, encoded by the coding sequence ATGAGTTATGCTATTGAACTCACCAATCAGGCTCTTGAAGATATTGAAAAACATAAAAAGTCTGGTGATAAAAAAATTTTACTCAAAATTGACAAGCTTTTAAATGAATTAAGAAAACACCCAACTACTGGAACTGGTAAACCTGAAAAATTAAAACACTACAACATAGCTACTTGGTCAAGAAGAATTACAGATAAACATCGATTAATTTACAGGATTGAAGATGAGAAAATTACTGTTTTAGTTCTTTCCTTTTGGGGACATTATGAGGATAAATAA
- a CDS encoding DUF2683 family protein: MKSITIYPKNEKQKNLLQSLLEEMKVRYIIDKTEKNASMTQEEFFAKIDSSIQQAEKGETKKISIEEQKALLGL; encoded by the coding sequence ATGAAAAGTATCACGATTTATCCTAAAAATGAAAAGCAAAAAAACCTTCTTCAATCTTTGCTTGAAGAAATGAAGGTGAGATACATCATTGACAAAACTGAAAAAAATGCTTCTATGACTCAAGAAGAATTTTTTGCCAAAATAGATTCTTCTATTCAACAAGCTGAAAAAGGCGAAACCAAGAAAATTTCAATAGAAGAACAAAAAGCACTTTTGGGACTATGA
- a CDS encoding cyclase family protein translates to MKAIITHQNKTFQVDLSKSIDISLSLSNTENNPIAWYIEKPQIEPVRFGSWVGSVKGGATTNFNNIFFNPHGHGTHTECLGHITKEFFSINQALKTFFFTAQLISIKPEKQGEDFVITKNQVEKALGNAIPEAIIIRTLPNLNEKKSKNYSHTNPPYLHEDAAIFIREKGIQHLLIDLPSVDKEKDEGKLLAHKAFWNVKDVNNLNDDARKNATITELIFVDDEVKDGSYLLNLQIASFENDASPSKPVLFSLE, encoded by the coding sequence ATGAAAGCAATAATCACCCACCAAAATAAAACCTTCCAAGTAGATTTATCAAAATCCATTGATATATCACTTTCATTGTCCAATACTGAAAACAATCCGATTGCTTGGTATATTGAAAAACCGCAAATTGAACCCGTTCGTTTTGGTTCGTGGGTAGGAAGTGTAAAAGGTGGAGCCACCACTAATTTCAACAACATCTTTTTTAATCCGCACGGACACGGAACACACACCGAATGTTTGGGACATATTACGAAGGAATTTTTCAGCATCAATCAAGCACTGAAAACATTTTTTTTCACAGCTCAACTGATTTCGATTAAACCAGAAAAACAAGGAGAAGATTTTGTGATTACGAAAAATCAAGTGGAAAAAGCATTAGGTAATGCAATTCCGGAAGCAATTATCATCCGCACATTACCCAATTTAAACGAAAAAAAATCTAAAAATTATTCACACACTAATCCGCCTTATTTACACGAAGATGCAGCCATTTTTATTCGTGAAAAAGGAATTCAACATTTGCTTATCGATTTACCAAGTGTTGACAAAGAAAAAGACGAAGGCAAATTACTAGCTCATAAAGCCTTTTGGAATGTGAAAGATGTGAATAATTTAAATGATGATGCACGAAAAAATGCAACGATAACGGAATTGATTTTTGTGGATGATGAAGTGAAAGATGGTTCATATTTATTGAATTTACAGATTGCTTCGTTTGAAAATGATGCGAGTCCGAGTAAACCGGTTTTATTTAGTTTGGAGTAA
- a CDS encoding GxxExxY protein, producing the protein MTENELSKIVVNCAFKVHSSLGPGLLESAYEECLFYELNKTGLKIEKQKALPLIYEEVKLEIGYRIDLIIENKLILEIKSVESLNDVHFAQLLTYLKLTNCKLGLLLNFNVALIKNGIKRIANNL; encoded by the coding sequence ATGACAGAAAATGAATTATCAAAAATTGTGGTTAATTGTGCTTTTAAAGTACATAGCAGTCTTGGTCCAGGCTTATTGGAAAGTGCTTATGAAGAATGTCTATTTTATGAACTAAACAAAACTGGGCTAAAAATTGAGAAACAAAAAGCTTTACCACTTATTTATGAAGAAGTGAAATTAGAGATTGGATATAGAATCGATTTAATAATTGAAAATAAATTAATTTTAGAAATAAAGTCTGTGGAATCTTTAAATGATGTCCATTTTGCACAATTATTAACCTATTTAAAATTGACAAACTGTAAATTGGGATTACTATTAAATTTCAATGTCGCTTTAATTAAAAATGGTATTAAACGTATTGCTAACAACTTATAA
- the hemW gene encoding radical SAM family heme chaperone HemW translates to MSGIYIHIPFCKQACHYCDFHFSTSMKKKDEMVWALAKEIQLRKEEFKNEIVETIYFGGGTPSVLAIEDLRLLIDEVFKNYNVIENPEITVEANPDDLSSDLSFRGTRNLFEELKVIGVNRLSIGIQSFFEDDLKMMNRAHNADEAKNCLKEATQHFDNISLDLIYGIPGMSNEKWIQNIETALSFGIPHISSYALTVEPKTALHSFIQKGIIPPPEEEVAQEHFEILVEKLEEAGFIHYELSNFGKENYFSKNNSSYWLGKKYIGIGPSAHSYDGEKRGWNVSNNTIYIKSIQEGKLPIETEILSKTDRYNEYVMTGLRTIWGISLDRIQTEFGQTYLDYLNQQAAKYIEDHLLFLDENILRTTRKGKFLSDGIASDLFLLNLE, encoded by the coding sequence ATGTCAGGAATTTACATCCACATACCTTTCTGCAAACAAGCTTGCCATTATTGTGACTTTCACTTTTCAACTTCAATGAAGAAAAAAGACGAGATGGTTTGGGCTTTAGCAAAAGAAATTCAGTTGCGAAAAGAAGAATTCAAAAATGAAATAGTAGAAACTATTTATTTTGGTGGAGGAACACCATCAGTTTTAGCAATTGAAGATTTGCGATTGTTGATTGATGAAGTTTTTAAAAATTACAACGTCATTGAAAACCCAGAGATTACTGTAGAAGCAAATCCCGACGACTTATCCTCCGATTTGTCATTCCGAGGAACGAGGAATCTCTTTGAGGAACTCAAAGTAATCGGAGTAAACCGTCTCTCCATCGGCATTCAATCTTTTTTTGAAGATGATTTGAAGATGATGAATCGTGCTCATAATGCGGATGAAGCAAAAAATTGTTTGAAAGAAGCAACTCAACATTTCGACAACATTTCCCTCGATTTGATTTACGGAATTCCAGGTATGAGCAATGAAAAATGGATTCAGAATATTGAAACCGCTTTGTCTTTTGGCATTCCGCATATTTCGAGTTATGCGTTGACGGTGGAACCAAAAACAGCTTTGCATTCGTTTATTCAAAAAGGAATTATTCCTCCTCCGGAAGAGGAAGTTGCCCAAGAACATTTTGAAATTTTAGTTGAAAAACTAGAAGAAGCAGGTTTTATTCATTACGAGTTATCCAATTTTGGAAAGGAAAACTATTTCTCTAAAAACAATTCGAGTTATTGGTTGGGTAAAAAATACATTGGAATTGGTCCGTCTGCTCATAGTTATGATGGAGAAAAGCGAGGTTGGAATGTGTCTAATAATACGATATATATCAAATCAATTCAGGAAGGAAAATTGCCGATTGAAACCGAAATTTTATCCAAAACCGATCGGTATAACGAATATGTGATGACGGGATTGCGAACGATTTGGGGGATTTCGTTAGATAGAATTCAAACCGAATTTGGACAAACTTATTTGGATTACCTCAACCAACAAGCCGCCAAATACATCGAAGATCATTTGCTTTTTTTGGATGAAAACATTTTGCGAACCACACGAAAAGGAAAGTTTTTGAGTGATGGGATTGCATCAGACTTATTTTTATTAAATTTGGAGTAA